In one window of Petrotoga sp. 9PWA.NaAc.5.4 DNA:
- a CDS encoding ABC transporter substrate-binding protein, translated as MKKYLLSIFVLVGLFVGILAQSTIVVGTTDKIRTLDPALCYDYFSSNILQNVLAGPVDYKVNSSEIVPNLFESWEVSEDGLEYTFHVKKGVVFEDGTPIDANVFKFSFDRVIKLGGDPAFLLSDVVKSTEVVDNYTFKVTLLYPFSAFVSVLGYTVAWPVNPKVFPADKFYDGVPSSSGPYKVTEWIRDVRITLRTNERYFGQKPKTDRIIIQFYENASTLRLALETGEIDIAFRHLDPRDILDLKNSKNLQVIQGESPQVRMVVFNVQKPPFNDPLVRQAISQVIDRHLIVEEVFQNMAAPLYSLVPMGMWSHEDVFQDGSVETAKQLLYQAGYNERNKLVIDLWYSPTHYGTTEADVAQVLMESLEKTGIIDVRLQYAEWATYVDYFLNGNMGMFLLGWYPDYIDPDDYLWPFMSESGAKSMGSFYVNPYIEAVMRAARVSNDQEARTDLYHVVQQDLAVSVPYVPLWQGVETVAAKTNIKGILLEPSQVFRYYLLYKE; from the coding sequence ATGAAAAAGTATTTATTGAGCATTTTTGTTTTGGTTGGGTTATTTGTTGGAATTTTGGCGCAATCTACTATTGTTGTTGGAACTACAGACAAAATAAGAACCTTAGATCCAGCTTTGTGTTATGACTATTTTTCCAGCAATATTTTACAAAACGTTTTGGCAGGTCCAGTTGATTACAAGGTAAATTCTTCGGAGATTGTTCCAAATTTATTTGAAAGTTGGGAAGTATCAGAAGATGGATTAGAATATACTTTTCATGTTAAAAAAGGCGTAGTTTTTGAAGATGGTACCCCTATCGACGCAAATGTCTTTAAATTTTCTTTTGATAGAGTTATAAAATTGGGTGGAGATCCGGCGTTTTTGTTGTCTGATGTGGTGAAATCAACAGAGGTTGTTGACAACTACACATTTAAAGTAACTTTATTGTATCCTTTTTCTGCTTTTGTATCAGTTTTAGGTTATACAGTTGCTTGGCCAGTTAACCCTAAGGTTTTTCCTGCGGACAAATTCTATGACGGCGTTCCTTCTTCTTCAGGACCATATAAAGTAACAGAATGGATAAGGGATGTCAGAATTACTTTGAGAACAAATGAACGATATTTTGGCCAGAAACCAAAAACAGACAGAATCATAATTCAATTTTATGAAAATGCTTCAACTTTAAGATTGGCTTTAGAAACTGGGGAAATCGATATAGCGTTCAGACATCTTGATCCAAGAGACATATTAGATTTAAAGAATTCTAAAAATCTACAAGTTATTCAAGGTGAGAGTCCTCAAGTAAGAATGGTTGTTTTCAATGTACAAAAACCACCTTTCAATGATCCCTTAGTTAGACAGGCAATCTCTCAAGTTATAGATAGACACTTAATAGTAGAAGAAGTATTCCAAAATATGGCTGCTCCTCTATATTCTCTTGTTCCAATGGGAATGTGGAGTCATGAAGACGTTTTTCAAGATGGTAGCGTGGAAACAGCAAAACAACTTTTATATCAAGCTGGTTACAATGAAAGGAACAAATTGGTTATAGACCTTTGGTATTCACCTACACATTATGGTACTACAGAAGCAGATGTTGCTCAAGTTTTAATGGAATCTTTAGAAAAAACCGGGATAATAGATGTGCGCTTGCAGTACGCTGAGTGGGCAACTTACGTAGATTATTTCCTTAACGGCAACATGGGCATGTTTTTGTTAGGATGGTATCCAGATTATATAGATCCCGACGATTATTTGTGGCCATTTATGTCAGAAAGTGGAGCAAAATCTATGGGAAGTTTTTATGTAAATCCTTACATTGAAGCAGTAATGAGAGCAGCAAGGGTGTCTAACGACCAAGAAGCTAGAACCGATCTTTATCATGTAGTTCAACAAGATTTAGCGGTAAGTGTTCCCTATGTTCCACTTTGGCAAGGAGTAGAAACCGTTGCCGCAAAAACTAACATTAAAGGTATTTTGTTAGAACCATCTCAAGTTTTTAGATATTATCTTTTGTATAAAGAATAA
- a CDS encoding ABC transporter permease, with product MSLRNYIIVRILLAIPMLFVLLVVIFVVIRIMPGDPVAAMLGGRASQEVIEARRAELGLNKPIIVQFFDYLGGLLKGDFGTSTMTGRPVLDEILERFPATLELTIFAFIIAVLIGIFWGSKAAQKRDKPVDIAARGFSMFMYSVPVFWFGLMLQYIFGMQLKWLPIAGRISATVDFESITGLFLLDSLLRGNWVAFLDVLEHLILPGITLGLVTSSIFLRMVRNNTILTLTSDYVKSAKARGVPENKILYRHAVRNALVPILTVMGLQLALLMAGAVLTETTFSWPGIGSYLIMKIRYRDFPAIQGTVVFFAIFVIVINIIVEIINALIDPRVRY from the coding sequence TTGTCTTTAAGAAATTATATAATAGTGAGAATATTATTAGCTATCCCCATGTTATTTGTACTTCTTGTCGTTATTTTTGTAGTAATAAGAATTATGCCGGGTGATCCTGTTGCAGCGATGTTAGGCGGAAGGGCTTCTCAAGAAGTTATAGAGGCTCGAAGAGCTGAGTTGGGTTTGAACAAGCCTATTATAGTCCAATTTTTTGATTATTTAGGAGGGTTATTGAAAGGAGATTTTGGAACATCGACAATGACTGGAAGGCCGGTTTTAGATGAGATTCTTGAAAGATTTCCTGCAACTTTAGAATTAACCATCTTCGCTTTTATAATAGCCGTTTTGATAGGTATTTTTTGGGGATCAAAAGCAGCTCAAAAAAGAGATAAACCCGTAGATATTGCGGCAAGAGGATTCTCAATGTTTATGTATTCTGTACCAGTCTTTTGGTTCGGTTTAATGTTGCAATATATATTTGGCATGCAACTTAAATGGCTTCCGATAGCCGGAAGAATCAGTGCAACTGTTGATTTTGAAAGTATCACAGGTCTATTTTTGTTGGATTCTCTACTTAGAGGAAATTGGGTTGCGTTTTTGGATGTTCTTGAACATTTAATATTGCCAGGAATTACCTTAGGATTGGTTACTTCAAGCATATTTTTAAGAATGGTTAGAAACAACACCATACTTACTTTAACTTCCGATTATGTTAAATCTGCGAAAGCTCGAGGAGTACCCGAAAATAAGATTTTATATAGACACGCTGTAAGAAACGCATTAGTACCAATTCTTACAGTTATGGGACTACAATTGGCACTTTTAATGGCAGGGGCTGTTTTAACTGAAACTACTTTTTCTTGGCCAGGTATTGGTAGTTATTTGATCATGAAAATTAGATATAGAGATTTCCCTGCAATTCAAGGAACGGTTGTATTTTTTGCTATTTTTGTAATTGTTATAAATATAATAGTTGAAATAATTAATGCACTGATAGATCCAAGAGTTAGATATTAA
- a CDS encoding ABC transporter permease, whose translation MEDYKFVSSKMGKGMSHLFKGFNAWLTFIGLVILIFYIFIAIFAHQISPYDPTERVGKSLTAPNNEFWFGTDNLGRDVFSRVVYGARIALTIAFVSVGIASIVGIPLGLLSGFIGGIFDRIMSIIMDAIYSFPGLILAIAIAAFLGPGIMNIAISIAVVYIPTYFRVIRNQVSSVKNELYVDGARAIGASNLSILSRYILPNVLPSVVVVLSMNLADAIMTEAGLSFLGLGIAPPTPDWGFDLSNGQRFILSGAWWALTFPGVAIITVTLGFSMFSEGLNEMLNPTIRERR comes from the coding sequence ATGGAAGATTATAAGTTCGTTTCATCAAAAATGGGCAAAGGTATGTCACATTTGTTTAAAGGCTTTAATGCGTGGCTTACTTTTATAGGTTTAGTTATTTTAATTTTTTATATTTTTATTGCTATTTTTGCTCACCAAATTTCTCCTTATGATCCTACCGAGAGAGTTGGAAAATCATTAACAGCTCCTAATAACGAATTTTGGTTTGGTACGGACAATCTTGGTAGAGACGTTTTTAGTAGAGTAGTGTACGGTGCTAGAATCGCTCTTACTATAGCGTTTGTTTCTGTAGGAATAGCCTCAATAGTGGGAATACCCTTAGGTTTACTATCGGGATTTATTGGAGGTATTTTTGATAGAATAATGTCGATAATTATGGATGCAATATATTCTTTTCCTGGTTTAATTTTAGCTATTGCGATTGCTGCTTTTTTAGGGCCAGGTATTATGAATATTGCGATATCTATCGCTGTAGTATACATTCCAACATATTTTCGAGTGATAAGAAATCAGGTTTCTTCTGTAAAAAACGAACTGTACGTGGATGGAGCAAGAGCCATTGGAGCCTCAAACTTATCCATATTGAGTAGATATATTTTACCAAACGTTTTGCCTTCGGTTGTTGTAGTCTTATCTATGAACTTAGCTGATGCAATAATGACAGAGGCAGGTTTAAGTTTTTTGGGTTTGGGAATAGCTCCCCCAACTCCTGACTGGGGATTTGATTTAAGTAACGGACAAAGGTTTATCTTAAGCGGCGCTTGGTGGGCTTTGACATTTCCGGGAGTTGCGATTATAACTGTAACTCTGGGGTTTTCAATGTTTAGTGAGGGATTAAATGAAATGTTGAATCCTACAATTAGAGAAAGAAGGTAA
- a CDS encoding ABC transporter ATP-binding protein, giving the protein MLEIKNLKVYYKSDGNTIKAVDDVSFKIKDGETLGLVGESGCGKSTLGQALMKILPLNAQLYGEIIINGKNIVNFNEKQMRELRGRDITMIFQDPMTSLNPIMKVKDLFIEIVQSHFPQISTKKAMEMGAAVLKEVGIEPSRMNQYTFQFSGGMRQRVMIALGLVLKPSFVIADEPTTSLDVIVQAQIIELIKRLRNEYQMSMLLITHDLGVVAQLADKIGVMYAGKLVEMSSKENIYYKPKHPYTKALLKSIPNTNINDKELKYIPGNTPDLANPPSGCKFSPRCEFAMSICQEKEPSNFFVEESTVNCWLFEKHNDLEKNVGDSSVR; this is encoded by the coding sequence GTGCTTGAGATAAAAAATCTAAAAGTCTATTACAAAAGTGATGGAAATACAATCAAAGCAGTTGATGATGTTAGTTTTAAGATTAAAGATGGTGAAACTTTAGGACTTGTTGGTGAATCTGGGTGTGGTAAATCCACTTTAGGACAAGCTTTAATGAAAATTCTTCCTTTGAATGCTCAGCTATACGGTGAAATTATTATAAACGGTAAAAATATTGTTAATTTTAATGAAAAACAAATGCGTGAGTTAAGAGGAAGAGATATTACTATGATATTTCAAGATCCGATGACCTCTCTCAATCCTATCATGAAAGTTAAAGATTTATTTATAGAAATAGTCCAGTCCCATTTTCCTCAGATATCAACAAAAAAAGCCATGGAAATGGGAGCTGCGGTATTAAAAGAAGTTGGGATAGAACCAAGCAGAATGAATCAGTACACTTTTCAATTCAGCGGAGGTATGAGACAACGTGTAATGATTGCTTTAGGATTAGTTCTAAAACCAAGTTTTGTTATTGCAGACGAGCCCACAACATCCTTAGATGTTATAGTACAAGCTCAAATTATTGAGTTAATTAAAAGATTAAGAAACGAATATCAAATGTCAATGTTATTAATAACTCATGATTTAGGAGTTGTTGCTCAACTTGCTGACAAAATAGGAGTGATGTACGCTGGTAAATTGGTAGAAATGTCCTCTAAAGAAAATATTTACTATAAACCGAAACATCCTTATACTAAAGCACTTTTGAAATCTATCCCAAACACCAATATAAACGATAAAGAATTAAAGTATATACCTGGGAATACTCCAGATTTGGCTAATCCTCCAAGTGGATGTAAATTTTCCCCAAGATGTGAGTTTGCAATGTCTATTTGTCAAGAAAAAGAACCTTCGAATTTTTTTGTAGAAGAAAGCACTGTGAACTGTTGGCTTTTTGAAAAACATAATGACTTAGAAAAAAACGTAGGTGATTCAAGTGTCAGATAA
- a CDS encoding ABC transporter ATP-binding protein, whose translation MSDNIILKVQGLKKYFPLKRTVAEVLTRKKPNFVKAVDGIDFEVKKGETIGLVGESGSGKTTTGRLITRLEDPSEGKIIFKGKDISTFSKKELRKIRKDIQIIFQDPLAALNPHMKIGEAVMHPLQIHNIGKDKAEKEKLVLEMLERVQLSPSIEYFSRYPRDLSGGQRQRVVIARALILRPSFVVADEAVAMLDVSVRSQLLKLMIDLKKEFDLTYLFITHDLATTKYICDRIAVMYLGKIVELGTFEQIYITPKHPYTQALISAVPEPDPKSKKERIIPEGEVPNAVDIPSGCRFHPRCPFVKDICKLKDPLLKEVEGQTVACHLYE comes from the coding sequence GTGTCAGATAACATTATATTAAAAGTACAAGGACTAAAAAAATATTTTCCTTTAAAACGTACAGTTGCTGAAGTATTAACTCGTAAAAAACCTAATTTTGTTAAAGCTGTTGATGGAATTGATTTTGAAGTAAAAAAAGGAGAGACAATTGGATTAGTCGGTGAATCTGGAAGTGGTAAAACCACAACTGGTCGATTAATAACACGATTAGAAGATCCCAGTGAAGGCAAAATTATTTTTAAAGGAAAAGATATCAGTACTTTTTCAAAAAAAGAATTAAGAAAGATTAGGAAAGATATTCAAATAATTTTTCAAGATCCTTTGGCAGCATTAAACCCTCACATGAAAATTGGAGAAGCAGTTATGCACCCTTTACAAATTCATAATATAGGCAAAGATAAAGCTGAAAAGGAAAAGCTTGTTCTTGAAATGTTGGAGAGAGTTCAACTCTCGCCTTCTATAGAATATTTCTCAAGATATCCAAGAGATTTATCTGGAGGTCAAAGGCAGAGAGTAGTTATTGCAAGGGCTTTAATATTAAGACCTTCATTTGTTGTTGCCGATGAAGCCGTTGCCATGCTCGATGTGTCAGTGAGGTCACAGCTTCTAAAGTTAATGATAGATTTAAAAAAGGAATTTGACCTAACCTATCTTTTCATAACCCATGATTTGGCAACTACAAAATATATATGTGACAGGATAGCTGTAATGTATTTAGGAAAAATTGTAGAATTGGGAACTTTTGAACAAATATATATAACACCCAAGCATCCCTATACACAAGCTTTAATATCAGCTGTACCCGAACCAGACCCTAAATCAAAAAAGGAAAGGATAATACCGGAAGGCGAAGTACCAAACGCAGTAGATATTCCTTCCGGATGTAGATTCCATCCAAGATGTCCTTTTGTTAAAGACATATGTAAACTCAAAGACCCTTTACTAAAAGAAGTTGAAGGTCAAACAGTGGCATGCCATTTGTATGAGTAA
- the murJ gene encoding murein biosynthesis integral membrane protein MurJ — translation MSKLLKHTFLFSSATLISRLLGLLRDAAFAHYFGVSAEYDAYLVAILLPFFLRHIFAEGAFSSAFIPLFSRKEGKDAQIFFSTAFWFIAISTTLLYIPVFIFSDKIVLILGSGLTGSQITLTSFLLKITYPFIIFISLWALISGTLNTKDIYFIPAFAPSLSNISSILFIVLSSFFVPKILGPAIGFTLGGLLQFILVFFMLRKIKFRITFDFNSKDLKQILNLFGPALLGVAVTTLNTVIDTNIATWTGIGGVSTIQYALRIYQLPLGIFAVSVANALLPKLSFSSSKVDNKDYEKNLKDSIELTLFFTIPATLGLLFLNKEIVALIYQHGSFTYQDTINTAQVLFFYSLGLPFYSLHTIFIRTFHSKLNTKYPSIVAVIMLLVNTILDIILAFRFGVVGIAAATAISGVVGMLMTGFSSFKYLNIKDWLEILKIFGASFIMTLFIVTVREYFQSRFMIIVLIILSAIVYFLGAYLLRSKKLNSAVRIIFRKNK, via the coding sequence ATGTCAAAGCTTTTAAAACATACATTTTTATTTTCTTCAGCAACGTTAATTAGTAGATTATTAGGATTACTAAGAGATGCTGCCTTTGCTCATTATTTCGGAGTTAGTGCTGAATATGATGCTTACCTTGTTGCTATCCTTTTACCTTTCTTTCTCAGACATATATTTGCAGAAGGGGCATTTTCTTCAGCCTTCATACCGCTTTTTAGTAGGAAAGAAGGTAAAGATGCCCAAATATTTTTTAGCACGGCCTTTTGGTTTATAGCTATTTCGACCACTTTATTATATATACCTGTTTTTATTTTCTCAGATAAAATTGTTTTGATTCTTGGAAGCGGTTTAACAGGATCACAAATTACTTTAACTTCATTTTTATTAAAGATAACTTATCCTTTTATCATCTTTATTTCTCTTTGGGCTTTGATATCAGGAACTTTGAACACGAAGGATATATATTTCATTCCTGCTTTTGCCCCATCTTTATCTAATATTTCAAGTATACTATTTATTGTATTATCTTCCTTTTTTGTTCCTAAAATACTTGGACCTGCTATTGGATTTACTTTGGGAGGTCTTCTTCAGTTTATATTGGTATTTTTTATGTTAAGAAAAATTAAATTCAGAATAACCTTTGATTTTAACTCTAAAGATTTAAAACAAATTTTAAACCTATTTGGCCCAGCTTTATTGGGGGTAGCTGTTACTACCTTGAACACAGTTATAGATACTAATATAGCAACATGGACAGGAATTGGTGGGGTTTCTACTATACAATACGCTCTTAGAATTTATCAACTACCCTTAGGTATATTTGCAGTAAGTGTTGCGAATGCTTTGCTTCCAAAACTATCCTTTTCTTCAAGTAAAGTGGATAATAAAGATTATGAAAAAAATTTAAAAGATAGCATTGAATTGACATTATTTTTCACTATTCCTGCAACTTTAGGTCTTCTTTTTTTAAATAAAGAAATAGTTGCTTTGATTTATCAGCATGGAAGTTTCACCTATCAGGATACTATAAATACCGCACAGGTTTTATTTTTTTATTCTTTAGGATTACCTTTTTATTCTTTGCATACAATATTTATAAGAACATTTCATTCAAAACTAAATACTAAATATCCATCTATTGTAGCAGTTATTATGTTACTTGTGAATACTATATTAGATATAATTTTGGCATTCAGATTTGGTGTTGTTGGTATAGCTGCAGCTACAGCAATTTCCGGAGTAGTAGGTATGTTAATGACAGGATTTAGCTCTTTCAAATATTTGAATATAAAAGATTGGCTCGAAATATTAAAAATCTTCGGAGCCAGCTTTATTATGACTTTATTTATAGTAACCGTTAGAGAATATTTTCAATCAAGGTTCATGATAATTGTACTTATAATTTTAAGCGCAATAGTTTATTTTTTGGGAGCTTATTTATTACGATCCAAAAAGCTTAATTCAGCAGTTAGAATAATATTTAGGAAAAATAAGTAA
- the upp gene encoding uracil phosphoribosyltransferase, with amino-acid sequence MNHFHIVKHPLIKHKLSIMRNKDTGPKEFRELLNEITLLLTYEATRNLQTLEIDVETPIEKTKGEVVEDKKIAIVPILRAGLGMLDGVLSLVPNASVGFLGVFRDPDTLKPIEYYEKFPEFGDDHQIFILDPMLATGHSMVHAIKEVKKHGGKNIIVMCLIAAPEGVKVVESENDDVEIYAAALDKKLNDKAYIIPGLGDAGDRLFRTK; translated from the coding sequence ATGAATCATTTTCATATCGTCAAACATCCATTGATAAAGCATAAACTTTCTATCATGAGAAACAAAGATACAGGTCCTAAAGAATTCAGAGAACTTTTAAACGAAATTACTTTACTTCTTACGTATGAAGCTACAAGAAATCTTCAGACATTGGAAATAGATGTCGAAACCCCCATAGAAAAGACCAAAGGCGAAGTAGTAGAAGATAAAAAGATTGCTATTGTGCCAATATTGAGAGCAGGATTAGGCATGTTAGATGGAGTACTATCGTTGGTACCAAACGCAAGTGTTGGATTTTTAGGCGTTTTTAGAGATCCTGATACTTTAAAGCCTATAGAATATTACGAAAAGTTTCCAGAATTTGGTGACGACCATCAAATTTTCATATTAGACCCTATGTTAGCTACAGGGCATTCCATGGTACATGCAATAAAAGAAGTCAAAAAACATGGAGGTAAAAATATAATAGTCATGTGTTTAATAGCTGCTCCTGAGGGAGTAAAAGTAGTTGAGAGCGAAAACGATGATGTAGAAATTTATGCAGCCGCTTTGGACAAAAAGTTAAACGATAAAGCTTACATAATACCAGGATTAGGGGACGCTGGAGATAGATTGTTTAGAACTAAATAA
- a CDS encoding HAD family phosphatase, translating to MIKNIVFDLGNVLVKFDPDEILNNLFGNDMLKDKLKSIVFKNSFWKELDRGTLSYEEFQEACYKTSPEFKKEISLIIESWDKFLFPIEENIKLLHELKANGYKLYILSNFHEKAFKEILSKYTFFNLFDGMVISYQVKLIKPEIEIYKILLNKYNLIPVQTIFIDDTVENIRAAEKVGINTIHYKNHDMLKEELKPKLSFIQALSNKE from the coding sequence ATGATAAAAAACATCGTTTTTGATTTAGGAAACGTTCTTGTGAAATTTGATCCCGACGAAATACTAAATAATTTATTTGGAAACGATATGTTGAAAGATAAACTAAAATCTATTGTTTTTAAAAATAGTTTCTGGAAAGAATTAGACAGAGGGACATTATCTTATGAAGAATTCCAAGAGGCATGTTATAAGACAAGTCCTGAATTTAAAAAAGAAATTTCTTTAATTATAGAAAGTTGGGATAAATTTCTTTTTCCTATTGAAGAAAATATAAAGCTTTTGCATGAACTAAAAGCAAATGGCTATAAATTGTATATTTTATCTAATTTTCATGAAAAAGCTTTCAAGGAAATTCTTTCAAAATATACGTTTTTTAATCTTTTTGATGGAATGGTTATATCATATCAAGTAAAACTTATAAAACCTGAGATTGAAATATATAAAATCTTACTCAATAAATACAATTTAATTCCTGTACAAACAATTTTTATCGACGATACTGTTGAAAATATTCGTGCAGCTGAAAAAGTTGGTATAAATACGATACATTACAAAAATCATGATATGTTAAAAGAAGAATTGAAGCCAAAGTTAAGCTTTATACAGGCACTTTCAAATAAAGAATAG
- a CDS encoding sulfotransferase, producing MEDIFNKHCVFITSTGRTGTQFLAKSLSQMIEDCFSVHEPANVFFRDLKKWARDIKRFGFYQMTVGQFLPSKSMCKLSTYRRIGKISDEKTKEYIKGLRKQILQETKESIYVESSNHLHGVIDLLQEVFPNSKTVFIIRDPRTWIRSALSSPVYLLYKWGDLSFLEMSMRPYHFKDDPYFKKWKSMSRFERYAWYYNKLNTFVLKTMEGRKNFKVYRYEDLFITADKEKKFLEFLDFSSRFDDGFYRNYTFKPELLNKKLNSSADRYKISHWKNWDEKMANIMQNHCGKLMQRFGYGNEPEWVKKLSNKFEQEFA from the coding sequence ATGGAAGATATTTTTAATAAACATTGTGTTTTTATTACTTCCACTGGAAGAACTGGAACTCAATTTTTAGCTAAAAGTTTGTCTCAAATGATAGAAGACTGCTTTTCTGTACACGAACCTGCAAATGTATTTTTTAGAGATTTGAAGAAGTGGGCAAGAGATATAAAAAGATTTGGATTTTATCAAATGACTGTAGGTCAATTTTTACCGTCTAAATCAATGTGCAAACTCAGTACTTATAGAAGAATTGGAAAAATTTCTGATGAGAAAACAAAAGAATATATAAAAGGTTTGAGAAAACAAATATTACAAGAAACTAAAGAAAGTATATACGTTGAATCGAGTAACCATTTGCATGGCGTTATAGATCTTTTACAAGAAGTGTTTCCAAATAGTAAAACAGTTTTTATTATTAGAGATCCGAGAACATGGATAAGATCAGCTTTAAGTTCGCCTGTATACTTATTGTACAAATGGGGTGACCTTTCTTTCTTAGAAATGAGCATGAGACCTTATCATTTTAAAGACGACCCATATTTCAAAAAGTGGAAGTCCATGTCTCGATTCGAAAGATACGCATGGTATTATAATAAACTTAATACTTTTGTATTGAAAACTATGGAAGGTAGAAAAAATTTCAAAGTATATCGTTATGAGGATCTTTTTATCACCGCTGATAAAGAAAAAAAATTCTTAGAATTTTTAGATTTTTCAAGCAGGTTTGACGATGGTTTTTATAGAAATTATACATTTAAACCTGAATTACTAAATAAAAAATTAAATTCTAGTGCCGATAGATATAAAATTTCTCATTGGAAAAATTGGGACGAAAAAATGGCAAACATTATGCAAAATCATTGTGGAAAATTGATGCAAAGATTCGGATATGGAAACGAACCCGAGTGGGTGAAAAAATTGAGTAATAAATTTGAACAAGAATTTGCGTGA
- the murB gene encoding UDP-N-acetylmuramate dehydrogenase, with product MNLEKLMLNLYINGCEIKSNELMKYYTNMRVGGKISYIIFPKTKKAFLNAAKELVLNQIPFKILGFGTNLIVADNNLNFLVLSTKYLTNLHFMNSSSNEFLFVEGECGVSLASISLLTSQMGYSGLEFACGIPGSLGGAVYMNAGAYESEIKEVFMQAEVLDLNDLSIKIFEKEDMNFNYRKSILQSKDYILLSAKLVLKKDNKENIDKRIKDFSIKRWVKQPLDIPSAGSIFKRPSPNFYVGSTIEKLGLKGYSIGDAQISTKHAGFIVNTGKATYKEVIALIDFIKNTIKEKYDVELEVEPEIWE from the coding sequence ATGAACTTAGAAAAGCTTATGTTAAACCTATATATAAATGGTTGTGAAATAAAAAGTAATGAGTTGATGAAATATTACACCAACATGCGTGTAGGTGGAAAAATTTCTTATATTATTTTCCCAAAAACAAAGAAGGCTTTTTTAAACGCAGCGAAAGAACTTGTTTTAAATCAAATTCCTTTTAAAATTTTGGGATTTGGTACCAACTTAATAGTAGCCGATAATAATTTAAATTTTTTAGTATTATCTACTAAATATTTAACTAACTTACATTTTATGAATTCATCTTCAAATGAATTTTTATTTGTTGAAGGAGAATGTGGAGTTTCACTTGCTTCTATATCGTTACTAACATCTCAAATGGGTTATTCGGGCCTTGAATTCGCCTGCGGCATTCCAGGTTCTCTTGGTGGAGCCGTTTATATGAATGCAGGTGCCTATGAAAGTGAAATTAAAGAAGTTTTTATGCAAGCAGAAGTCTTAGATTTAAATGATTTAAGTATAAAGATTTTTGAAAAAGAAGATATGAACTTTAACTATAGAAAAAGTATACTACAAAGCAAAGATTATATTTTGTTGTCTGCAAAGCTCGTTTTAAAAAAAGATAATAAAGAAAATATAGATAAAAGAATAAAAGATTTCTCTATTAAAAGATGGGTAAAACAGCCTCTTGATATACCGAGTGCAGGTAGTATTTTCAAGAGACCGTCTCCAAATTTTTACGTAGGATCAACAATTGAAAAATTAGGATTAAAAGGTTACAGTATAGGTGACGCACAAATATCTACAAAACACGCAGGATTCATAGTAAACACAGGTAAAGCTACCTATAAAGAGGTTATAGCACTCATTGATTTTATAAAAAATACTATAAAAGAAAAATATGATGTTGAATTAGAAGTGGAACCAGAAATTTGGGAATAA